A single region of the Theileria annulata chromosome 4, complete sequence, *** SEQUENCING IN PROGRESS *** genome encodes:
- a CDS encoding vesicle trafficking protein (SEC7 homologue), putative (SMART Sec7 (SM00222) at aa 542-945, E()=1.09e-06) has protein sequence MKERPVSQEDTINRNNTYRNGNLSIQTIKQDAYNVLSVLKSYVNNISGYSATSNLVPILGTDFSVLKTNEQRLIKKFKKLTSVSVTEERKYLELEHLQPFFEVFKTFDTRYVKLLIICVESLANLARNDLLCFEEKDASLLVNKIFTEVLNVFANVLELKEDFLLLKTFDCFEHLFRSYYGNLITNENMYNLLKLILSLLSNRNRNAFFKKVFYTKAIDLLLSAFGNTQKYGGQNKELYRRVNTVCLFLSLMSGISIRFNSLGYYIEDSYLCLGDKDTMLVLRSHLTPILTNLSSVPTNFSEFADDMRRMSLLLFNNAIECKMLDLSNVNLVPILQSHFSHSLYKLFFTESITLYSLVLRSFWNLYISFRFYLKSQVELFLNHMITSVMNQISTAKRSRIDILEMNLEFLEELSKNSYLLLEMYLNYDCDVKCSNLFNLFAKCLVMCLSINNESEFNANKFDHSKSKKGPAKNNTKKTTTQYKSTTNASENLPQLNLEMFSLNVLQNIVKFAIADQTLYSNPNPNNCSNYQTSREEDDKIKEKNYKETMMKCSLEFNNSKADEWIESAKNLGVLSKYCTENEVALFLKCSPELDLKKVGEYLATHKNPKFMDMVRANFCELNHFSGVPIVMAIRTFLSSFRLPGESQQIERLIEAFAKIYFKSQPLVNDQESEVSNAKHESKDLNGTKTENPSLISEDSEQNELKLARWVIQEDFYHKHRPIQQKCSQFDFSGDDSSNCSDLETSGSFEGCTNNHNHSGDVDKTDEATNSCFDYTMASNWTNNVDMYKYFLSNEVESLICRQNYEKICQYLKNTPVTMETQSTINDINNNGETETNRSSFNNVAPVSESGKPTNSSSNPTLNSQVGNEKVKLEHKPGFAYIQDYNAIFVLCYSIIMLNTDLHNSQIKNKMKLEDFIRNNRGTNDGKNFPSEFLQDIYKTIKYHEIKLHSSLTLNNSTHYEPYLWSDYVLPRQKQLSPYVQLTTTDNIYEVSDEKIRKEKAGLMLLSKLTDGGFNANFRLHLFEVLLNNKILEFLDQLFSYCRNVQLLKKTVELFWLIVSLALKYSRHDLVNKVFQLPSIDVSYSMGYKCQISISFILNMLAVCSEYFDESSWQKMLDIVTGFYCLNLLPPTFAALDGDHRLFASNTYADLSVPSIRFKRITDKKSNGWLVGLSNLMVFTKGSSPEALKALNKYNVEGEDAETFLFLFDVQASSDDLVQNKFFDVYLLRNKFSPVYSSEDEATINNVTKTLSSESDREELLPPILTYINLRLAFLNIYKLDDLFTGAILTCNHDSFKLFLSVIMDNILSHSSDGGKYCDRYSDGERDKDGFGSILDPNHSELDQFRDNITSIFNLGIFSRLTLLTLTNSYNNQDNSDDINEVNGTNGNDKKRMVLTYFIELFYIVARKMVVKNSVKYLPTREGLYQFFNLSLEESLKRFDSKVPLDDKLPNYVTFILLNLVFWFIDHHNTHRDLESPSSNRFIEHGNSKNLQNNTDKTQKLVPKDGAEVIINVSGWLLHLFINFDNSFFGLYLEPFEKLLYNLADSYCLSRNVYMVSLVLCSIQRMVNPHLPFGAETLKLATTKTSTSILTLLLRRSKCVTYKNPLVAKLAAQTLLSIALFMNINSTLPSAKQNNYYKEQKQTNRDENKNKEDKDKYTENLLAIQLLIEFEAFANDENKENLEHLWLLSVHCLSIIFSIGPHEISNEAMKGLNKLLLQQPYPKSKSTLTSQISRIFDYILSPMVTLNFCYPLPKQIQSNLSNKDEKEFDKNTDTNEKNKTGDYTILGPFSTNEDGVESLWMSGVMNEYLNNFAFKDFDDLATRKATATNLICHALLSKLTQVLSEQCEPVDPEVLKTSASSLECLL, from the exons ATGAAGGAGAGACCAGTTTCACAAGAAGATACTATAAACCGAAATAATACATATCGCAACGgaaatttatcaattcaAACCATAAAACAAGATGCTTATAACGTTTTGTcagttttaaaatcatatgtaaataatatctCCGGATATTCAGCAACCTCAAACCTGGTACCTATACTAGGAACAGATTTTTCTGTACTAAAAACAAACGAACAAAGATTAATTAAAAAGTTCAAAAAATTGACATCAGTGTCGGTTACAGAGGAAAGAAAATATCTAGAACTCGAACACCTGCAACCATTTTTCGAAGTCTTTAAAACTTTTGATACAAGATATGTTAAGCTACTTATAATATGCGTTGAAT cGTTGGCCAATTTGGCGAGGAATGATTTGCTTTGTTTTGAAGAGAAGGATGCCAGTCTATTGGTGAATAAGATATTTACTGAGGTTTTGAACGTTTTCGCAAACGTACTAGAGCTGAAGGAAGAT TTTCTGTTACTAAAAACATTCGACTGCTTTGAACACCTATTTCGCTCATATTACGGAAATCTGATCACTAACGAAAATATGTATAACTTGCTGAAACTAATTTTGTCGCTACT gaGTAATCGAAATAGGAACGCTTTTTTCAAGAAGGTCTTTTACACAAAAGCGATAGACTTGTTGTTGAGTGCTTTTGGAAATACACAAAAATACGGAGGACAAAATAAA GAGTTGTATAGAAGAGTGAATACAGTGTGTTTGTTCCTGAGTTTGATGAGCGGAATCAGCATAAGATTTAACTCTCTGGGCTACTACATCGAGGACTCGTACCTGTGTTTAGGGGACAAGGATACAATGCTGGTTTTGAGATCCCATCTTACGCCAATCCTGACTAATTTGTCAAGTGTTCCGACAAATTTCTCAGAATTCGCAGACGATATGAGAAGAATGAGCTTGCTCCTGTTCAACAACGCAATAGAATGTAAAATGCTGGACCTGTCAAACGTAAATTTGGTCCCAATTCTGCAGTCGCATTTCAGCCACTCATTGTACAAGCTTTTTTTTACAGAGTCAATCACGCTGTATTCACTGGTGCTGAGAAGTTTCTGGAATTTGTACATTAGTTTTAGATTCTACTTAAAGTCGCAAGTTGAGTTGTTCCTAAACCACATGATAACGTCAGTAATGAACCAGATATCGACAGCAAAAAGGTCGAGGATAGATATACTGGAAATGAACTTGGAATTTCTGGAAGAACTCTCcaaaaattcatatttgTTGCTTGAGATGTATTTGAACTATGATTGCGATGTTAAGTGCTCGAACCTGTTCAACCTCTTCGCCAAGTGCCTGGTTATGTGCCTGTCAATAAACAATGAAAGTGAGTTTAACGCCAATAAATTCGACCATTCGAAGTCGAAGAAGGGGCCGGCTAAAAACAACACGAAAAAGACAACAACACAGTACAAGTCAACGACTAACGCGTCAGAAAACCTGCCGCAACTAAACTTGGAGATGTTTTCACTGAATGTGTTGCAGaatatagttaaatttGCCATTGCAGACCAAACACTTTATAGTAATCCGAACCCCAATAACTGTAGCAATTACCAAACGTCTAGAGAGGAAGATGATAAGATAAAGGAGAAAAATTATAAGGAAACGATGATGAAGTGTAGTTTAgagtttaataattcaaaGGCAGACGAGTGGATAGAAAGTGCTAAAAATTTAGGAGTACTTTCAAAATACTGTACTGAAAATGAAGTGGCATTATTTCTTAAATGCTCACCTGAACTCGACCTTAAAAAGGTAGGAGAATATTTGGCAACACATAAAAACCCTAAATTCATGGACATGGTGAGAGCAAACTTCTGTGAGCTGAACCACTTCTCAGGAGTGCCAATCGTGATGGCAATCAGGACTTTTCTGTCATCTTTCAGACTACCAGGCGAGTCCCAGCAAATCGAAAGACTAATTGAAGCGTTTGCAAAGATTTACTTCAAGTCGCAGCCACTGGTTAATGATCAGGAATCTGAAGTATCAAACGCGAAACATGAATCCAAAGATTTAAATGGAACTAAAACAGAAAATCCCAGTTTGATCTCAGAAGATTCTGAACAGAATGAGTTAAAGTTGGCAAGATGGGTGATACAGGAGGATTTTTATCACAAACATAGACCAATACAGCAGAAATGCAGCCAGTTTGATTTTAGTGGAGATGACTCTAGTAATTGCTCAGATTTGGAAACATCAGGTAGTTTTGAAGGTTGCACTAACAACCATAATCATTCAGGTGATGTGGATAAAACAGATGAAGCGACAAATAGCTGCTTTGATTATACGATGGCGTCAAATTGGACCAATAACGTTGATATGTATAAGTACTTTTTGTCAAACGAGGTTGAGAGTTTAATTTGCAGacaaaattatgaaaagaTATGCCAATACCTCAAAAATACGCCAGTTACGATGGAAACACAGAGCACAATTAAcgatataaataataatggtGAAACTGAGACTAATAGAAGTAGTTTTAATAATGTGGCGCCAGTAAGTGAGTCTGGGAAACCAACAAACAGCTCATCGAATCCAACATTAAATAGTCAAGTGGGAAACGAAAAGGTAAAACTCGAACATAAGCCAGGGTTTGCATATATTCAAGACTATAATGCAATATTTGTCCTGTGTTACTCAATTATAATGCTTAATACTGACCTCCACAATAGCCaaataaagaataaaatgaaGTTGGAAGATTTTATAAGGAACAACAGAGGTACAAATGACGGAAAGAACTTCCCGTCAGAGTTCTTGCAGGACATTTACAAGACAATCAAGTATCACGAAATCAAGCTTCACTCGAGTCTAACACTAAACAATTCAACACATTATGAACCATATCTGTGGTCGGATTATGTTCTACCGAGGCAGAAACAGCTATCGCCATACGTACAATTGACAACTACagataatatttatgaaGTATCAGATGAAAAAATTAGGAAGGAGAAAGCGGGATTGATGTTGCTGTCAAAACTGACAGATGGTGGGTTTAACGCAAATTTCAGGCTACATCTGTTTGAAGTGCTcttgaataataaaatcttGGAGTTTTTAGACCAATTGTTTTCATACTGTAGAAACGTACAGCTCTTGAAAAAAACTGTGGAGTTGTTCTGGCTAATAGTAAGCCTGGCATTGAAATATTCGAGACATGATTTAGTAAATAAAGTGTTCCAACTCCCGAGTATCGACGTGAGTTATTCAATGGGATACAAGTGCCAaatatcaatttcatttattctGAACATGTTGGCAGTGTGTTCGGAGTATTTTGACGAGAGTTCTTGGCAGAAGATGCTGGACATTGTGACGGGGTTCTACTGTTTGAACCTCCTTCCGCCGACGTTTGCAGCACTTGACGGCGATCATAGACTATTTGCATCAAATACCTACGCAGATTTATCAGTTCCAAGTATCCGCTTCAAGCGCATAACTGACAAGAAGAGTAACGGCTGGTTGGTTGGCCTGTCAAACCTGATGGTGTTCACAAAGGGTTCAAGCCCCGAGGCGTTGAAGGCATTAAACAAGTACAACGTGGAGGGAGAAGATGCAGAAACTTTCCTGTTCCTGTTCGACGTGCAGGCGAGCTCTGATGATCTTGTGCAAAACAAGTTCTTCGACGTATATTTGCTGAGGAACAAGTTCAGCCCAGTCTACTCGAGCGAGGACGAAGCAACGATTAATAACGTGACAAAAACACTATCAAGTGAGTCAGACCGAGAAGAATTGCTACCGCCAATACTTACATACATCAACCTCAGATTAGCATTCCTAAACATATATAAGTTGGATGATCTATTCACGGGTGCAATCCTTACTTGTAACCATGATTCTTTCAAGTTATTTCTGTCTGTGATAATGGATAACATATTATCGCACTCCAGTGACGGTGGGAAGTATTGTGATAGATACAGTGATGGCGAGAGGGATAAAGATGGGTTTGGAAGTATCTTGGACCCAAATCACTCGGAATTGGATCAATTCAGAGATAATATAACCTCCATCTTTAACCTGGGAATCTTTTCAAGACTAACACTTCTGACTTTAACTAACTCATATAATAACCAAGATAATTCGGATGATATAAATGAGGTTAATGGAACTAATGGAAATGATAAGAAGAGGATGGTGTTGACGTATTTTATAGAGTTATTTTACATAGTTGCTAGGAAAATGGTAGTGAAGAATTCAGTGAAATATCTGCCAACAAGAGAAGgtttatatcaatttttcAACCTCAGCCTTGAGGAAAGTTTGAAAAGGTTTGATTCAAAGGTTCCATTGGATGATAAGCTGCCGAATTATGTCACATTTATATTGCTTAACCTGGTTTTCTGGTTCATTGACCATCATAACACCCATCGAGATTTAGAGTCGCCAAGTAGTAATAGATTCATTGAACATGGAAACAGTAAAAATTTGCAGAATAATACGGATAAAACTCAAAAATTAGTTCCCAAGGATGGAGCTGAGgttataataaatgtaagTGGATGGCTATTGCatttgtttataaatttcGATAATTCGTTCTTTGGATTGTATTTGGAGCCGTTTGAAAAGCTGTTATATAACCTGGCAGATAGCTATTGCTTGTCGAGAAACGTTTACATGGTGTCGCTGGTTTTGTGTTCAATTCAACGCATGGTTAATCCACATCTACCATTTGGAGCAGAAACTTTAAAGCTTGCAACCACTAAAACAAGCACCTCGATACTAACATTACTGCTGAGGAGAAGTAAGTGTGTAACATACAAGAACCCGTTGGTAGCAAAACTTGCAGCACAGACACTACTCTCAATTGCACTATTTATGAATATTAACTCAACACTACCCTCAGCcaaacaaaataattattataaagaGCAAAAACAGACAAATCGGGatgaaaacaaaaataaagaagataaagataaatataCAGAAAACTTGTTAGCGATTCAGTTATTGATAGAATTTGAAGCATTTGCAAATGACGAAAATAAGGAAAATTTGGAACACTTGTGGCTTCTGTCAGTCCATTGTTTGTCGATAATATTCTCAATAGGGCCTCATGAAATATCAAACGAAGCGATGAAAGGactaaataaattgttgCTGCAACAGCCGTACCCGAAAAGCAAGTCCACACTCACTTCACAAATTTCAAGAATTTTCGATTATATACTCTCGCCAATGGTCACGCTCAACTTCTGTTACCCGTTACCGAAACAAATACAATCTAACCTGAGCAATAAGGATGAAAAggaatttgataaaaatactgATACGAATGAAAAGAATAAGACAGGAGATTACACTATTTTGGGGCCATTTAGTACTAACGAAGACGGAGTGGAAAGTTTGTGGATGAGTGGTGTTATGAATGagtatttgaataattttgcATTTAAGGACTTTGACGATTTGGCAACGAGAAAGGCGACAGCAACAAACCTGATCTGCCATGCACTTTTATCAAAACTTACACAAGTACTGAGTGAACAGTGTGAACCAGTAGATCCTGAGGTACTCAAGACCTCAGCAAGTAGTCTTGAATGTCTTTTATAG